The following are from one region of the Syngnathus acus chromosome 10, fSynAcu1.2, whole genome shotgun sequence genome:
- the LOC119129384 gene encoding uncharacterized protein LOC119129384 isoform X2: MSAMMSAEPEEGVKGGREDIIQRRPSIVMLQNMLKKIPQSSTINQQQTVIAASSESSQLDGWRSNRDAAANVTTDNELTQNGAHQSNPQSVASTNPFYSYHLESENKYGGVEDDRQKAWQQARGHGDFVPLPEFQRSPLDWQGNGVTVSEAQKDLTQNSFNYMSNSFLSSGPADEQHRNVTPSSAESPPENFFKSLQSKSLQDLLQDSSEDFNLEALSSGKVSDNPRGVLPDPFRPSPNTPEDLFVSPAENPFYSASSTASHLFQANGDKLSYSGLSGSDLDVFSPSSNISSPIAKELFRDGSSTSEQFGATTPDGGKNFFTTLGDGGLAKSDLSEGTLLSKYSDAGHDVVLTTPQGSKHKILQPTPFSQARNRSVSSDTSPTEPKHMTLTRRPPKPLPRSRPTNLGKPPVPDKSTKPAFVSEPELSGPPKPPPKPSKALPVSVIGAVGEPQGKKEDFEVFEDILLIGQEKCVEDWPEDSPQLHPDFKPSGKLRLRRESLKLKMDSEEAATGDVQDDAGVQVKRKDKKFLLLSRRNSKDKLPDDVKDGRSWTLPSQGKASKDNFYEMNLPVKREDGEQSWSEGKKKPLKTEVNLLFRRASTSLVQHHPSKDDGDDLKKRMNMKEYTLRWHSQEAMFDKGEEDEAARAQLDVADTYSGSKGKKKLKMKFGPQKGFSSSQEEQPQGAYGYTPHKDSKDREDPFFGGADMWQEHNFEDEEEIKSLPSNNQGEVPAFLSKQNRFPAEQLDYEAPNATDDFTAKKKKFKAPVPLPRKSKPSYSSPASGEPLAFGHAAVAQASWAGNSTDEDDVSLSGRQHGDPVVDYNYRQDELGLHKRQKKGKHKVFRKHKSKNKAWEGPVEDVAVNHLSEAAQAEWLAAQKDERMAAGLEDGEGEGDGDTDSLMEWWHTVKKWDEVPSDEDTKQPDESQSFTVLADKVNRGLRVFNKIFTERAEIFWQHVMKLHALADHLSAFHQKAKAAGITGSTTAAVGGVTAIAGLALAPFTFGASLIVTAVGVGVATAGGITSASATISDNVNHMQERKKVEAVLQEYESDFRILAEILHFVNHGLYKLRGHPFLRSGTQHYSEDWEVRKAVQMISLVDSPVLRAMDVTDAILQLLQGLQSGMDKYFRDNKNLKRAFKKEVVARIKEAANVLNDGVVELNAIREELQKAIGNF, translated from the exons ATGAGTGCCATGATGAGCGCG GAGCCCGAGGAGGGGGTGAAGGGCGGTCGGGAGGACATCATCCAAAGACGACCC AGTATTGTGATGCTGCAAAACATGCTCAAGAAAATCCCCCAAAGCTCAACCATCAATCAGCAGCAG ACAGTCATAGCGGCATCCTCGGAATCCAGCCAGTTGGATGGCTGGAGAAGCAACCGA gACGCCGCAGCGAACGTGACCACTGACAATGAGCTGACACAG AATGGAGCACACCAGTCGAACCCTCAG TCTGTGGCCAGCACTAACCCCTTTTATTCCTATCACTTG GAATCCGAGAACAAGTACGGCGGAGTCGAGGATGATAGACAGAAAGCGTGGCAGCAAGCGCGAGGCCATGGCGACTTTGTTCCTCTGCCTGAATTCCAACGTTCTCCTTTGGATTGGCAAGGAAATGGCGTCACAGTTTCTGAAGCTCAGAAGGACTTGACCCAGAATAGCTTCAACTATATGTCGAACAGCTTTTTGTCAAGCGGGCCTGCTGACGAGCAACATCGCAACGTAACCCCGAGCTCAGCGGAAAGCCCTCCTGAGAACTTCTTCAAGAGCTTGCAGTCAAAGAGCCTGCAGGACCTTTTGCAAGATTCCTCTGAGGATTTTAACCTCGAGGCACTTTCATCGGGAAAAGTCTCGGATAACCCTCGCGGTGTCTTACCGGATCCCTTTCGGCCTTCTCCCAACACGCCGGAGGATCTGTTTGTCTCTCCAGCGGAGAATCCGTTTTATTCTGCCTCGAGCACCGCATCACATTTGTTTCAGGCAAATGGAGACAAACTGTCTTATTCCGGATTATCTGGTTCTGATCTGGATGTGTTCTCCCCTTCTTCAAACATCTCGAGCCCAATAGCGAAGGAGCTATTCCGTGACGGCAGCAGCACGAGCGAGCAGTTTGGTGCAACGACGCCCGACGGCGGCAAGAACTTTTTCACAACGCTTGGCGATGGCGGGTTGGCCAAATCGGACCTCTCGGAAGGGACGCTCCTATCCAAGTATTCCGATGCGGGACATGACGTTGTGCTCACCACTCCTCAAGgaagcaaacacaaaatccTCCAGCCGACCCCCTTTAGTCAGGCCCGCAATCGGAGCGTGTCGTCAGACACGTCTCCGACCGAGCCGAAGCAC ATGACGCTCACCAGGCGCCCACCAAAGCCGCTTCCTCGTTCCAGACCTACCAATTTGGGGAAGCCCCCCGTTCCGGACAAGTCCACCAAGCCGGCCTTTGTG TCGGAGCCCGAACTCAGCGGGCCACCGAAGCCTCCTCCAAAACCGTCAAAAGCTCTCCCTGTTTCGGTCATCGGTGCCGTAGGCGAGCCTCAG GGCAAGAAAGAGGACTTTGAAGTCTTTGAGGACATCCTGCTGATTGGACAG GAAAAGTGCGTAGAAGACTGGCCAGAAGACAGTCCTCAACTCCACCCCGACTTCAAACCG TCCGGAAAACTTCGACTCCGCCGCGAATCCCTCAAG CTCAAGATGGACTCTGAGGAAGCAGCAACAGGAGACGTTCAGGATGACGCCGGAGTGCAAGTCAAG AGGAAGGACAAGAAGTTTTTGCTGTTGTCCAGAAGAAACTCAAAG GACAAACTACCTGATGATGTGAAGGACGGCCGGAGCTGGACTTTACCCTCTCAGGGGAAGGCCTCAAAG GACAATTTCTACGAGATGAACTTACCAGTCAAGAGAGAAGATGGAGAGCAAAGTTGGTCTGAGGGCAAA AAAAAGCCTCTGAAGACAGAAGTCAACCTACTGTTCAGGCGGGCGTCAACCAGCCTCGTCCAGCACCATCCGAGCAAG GACGATGGCGACGACCTAAAGAAAAGGATGAACATGAAAGAATACACTCTGAGATGGCACTCTCAG GAAGCCATGTTTGATAAAGGTGAGGAAGATGAGGCGGCGCGAGCGCAGCTGGACGTGGCCGACACCTACTCCGGCAGC aaaggcaaaaagaagCTCAAGATGAAGTTTGGCCCTCAAAAAGGATTTAGCAGTTCTCAGGAAGAGCAGCCCCAGGGCGCATATGGGTACACCCCCCACAAGGACTCAAAG GACAGAGAAGATCCGTTTTTTGGTGGCGCGGACATGTGGCAG GAGCACAACtttgaagatgaggaggagatAAAAAGTCTGCCTTCCAACAACCAG gGGGAGGTGCCTgcctttctttccaaacaaaaCCGATTCCCAGCAGAGCAGCTGGATTACGAAGCGCCGAATGCGACGGATGACTTCACAGCG aaaaagaagaagttcAAGGCCCCGGTCCCGTTGCCGCGTAAATCGAAGCCCAGCTACAGTTCACCTGCATCGGGCGAGCCGTTGGCGTTTGGCCACGCTGCTGTCGCGCAGGCGTCCTGG GCGGGCAACTCGACAGATGAGGACGACGTCTCCTTGAGCGGAAGACAACACGGGGATCCCGTCGTGGACTACAACTACAGACAGGATGAGCTGGGCCTTCACAAACGG CAGAAAAAAGGGAAGCACAAAGTCTTCCGAAAGCACAAATCAAAG AACAAAGCGTGGGAAGGTCCGGTCGAGGATGTGGCAGTCAACCACCTGTCGGAGGCAGCGCAG GCCGAGTGGTTGGCGGCACAGAAGGATGAGCGCATGGCGGCGGGACTGGAGGACGGCGAGGGCGAAGGCGACGGG GACACGGACAGCTTGATGGAGTGGTGGCACACAGTAAAAA AGTGGGATGAGGTGCCGTCGGACGAAGACACCAAACAGCCTGACGAATCCCA GTCCTTCACCGTTTTGGCCGACAAGGTGAACCGAGGCCTGCGCGTGTTCAACAAGATTTTCACGGAACGCGCCGAGATCTTCTGGCAGCACGTGATGAAGCTCCACGCCCTCGCCGACCACCTCAGCGCCTTCCACCAGAAAGCCAAAGCGGCCGGTATCACGGGCAGCACCACGGCGGCCGTCGGGGGCGTGACAGCCATCGCCGGCCTGGCCCTGGCCCCGTTCACCTTTGGCGCCTCGCTCATTGTCACGGCAGTCGGGGTGGGTGTGGCCACCGCCGGAGGGATCACTTCCGCCTCTGCCACCATCTCGGATAACGTCAACCACATGCAGGAGCGCAAGAAG GTGGAGGCGGTGCTGCAGGAGTACGAGTCGGACTTTCGTATCTTGGCCGAGATCCTTCACTTTGTCAACCACGGCTTGTACAAACTGCGCGGTCATCCTTTCCTCCGCTCCGGCACGCAGCATTATTCTGAGGACTGGGAGGTGCGCAAGGCGGTGCAGATGATCAGCTTGGTGGACTCGCCCGTCTTGCGAGCCATGGATGTGACGGACGCCATCTTACAGCTGCTCCAAGGACTTCAAAGCGGCATGGACAAGTACTTCAGGGACAACAAGAACTTGAAAAGAGCCTTCAAGAAGGAAGTGGTAGCTCGTATCAAAGAGGCAGCCAACGTGCTGAATGACGGCGTAGTTGAGCTCAACGCCATCAGGGAGGAGCTCCAGAAGGCCATCGGGAACTTTTAA